The region TCAAAAGAGCCTGGGGCCTGATACCCAGGCTCCTGGGAATCTAGCGCCTCTTTGCTCAGCAAGACACATATGGCAGGAATATTTCTCTTCACTGTCAAGGCATCTAGACCAGCCTCAGGGACAATGGGCTCCCAGATCTCTTCGGTCTGTTTGAAGAGCACTTTGGTGATTTGGTGGAGTCCCTTGAGTCGTCGCTTCATGATTTCCACACAAGTGATAGTCTTGCTGATGGCTTTGCCAGAGCCAGTGAAAAGAATCTGCCTAACTGAGTCTGACTCCATCTTGCCGATGGCATAACCCATAAGATTTCTGATTTTGCTGCCATCCTTCACTTTCATCTCGATAATATCTGAAGGCAGGTTGGTGAATGGAAGGGGAGAGGGCTTCTCCACAATCTTGGATTTCTTATAATTCTCCATCATTCACCACTGTAAATGAGAAGAACAGCATCAATGAATATTTCTAATTATGATTCACAAAGGCAACATACCTAAATTCACGGGCTACATTACCTGACTGATAAAAGTTGAGTAGAATCCAcactttattcatttttgttatCATACCACCCGAGACCTTGTCATggactgggaccccattgtgctaaataCTATATTCTGACTTCTAGCATGttctagagcagcagttctcagccAGGTCTCCGTGGGCCACTGGGGGTCCACTCCGTTTCAGGAGGTCCGCCAAACAGGGATGCTCGGAGCCCCAAGCCACAGCGGCTGAAGCCTGGATCACCGGTGCCCCAGCAGATGCTCCCCGAGCCACTCCTCAACCCCAAGGGGCAGAAGCCTTGAGCCCCACATTCCCCgaggctcccaacccccctccagtGGCTGaagcccagcccctcctcccccaccatggagtttttatagcatgttggggggcctccgaaggaaaaagattgag is a window of Malaclemys terrapin pileata isolate rMalTer1 chromosome 6, rMalTer1.hap1, whole genome shotgun sequence DNA encoding:
- the RPP25L gene encoding ribonuclease P protein subunit p25-like protein: MMENYKKSKIVEKPSPLPFTNLPSDIIEMKVKDGSKIRNLMGYAIGKMESDSVRQILFTGSGKAISKTITCVEIMKRRLKGLHQITKVLFKQTEEIWEPIVPEAGLDALTVKRNIPAICVLLSKEALDSQEPGYQAPGSFDAFWIETLKAESQGQIKRKQGGGRGAGHTGKHPRSVGGRGESYKKP